The following coding sequences lie in one Rutidosis leptorrhynchoides isolate AG116_Rl617_1_P2 chromosome 4, CSIRO_AGI_Rlap_v1, whole genome shotgun sequence genomic window:
- the LOC139844549 gene encoding ACT domain-containing protein ACR4-like → MHYWSPSLDVDHEFEKLVNRMHPPRVTVDHVTDKKSTLIKVDSANKRGSLLEVVQVLTDLNLSIKRAYISSDGGWFMDVFHVTDQFGNKLSEDNVADRIQQSLGPRGCSFRSLRGSVGVQYASENTTIELTGRDRPGLLSEVFAVLTDLKCNVVASEIWTHNSRMASIVYITDDKTGLPINDPERLAKIKQLLLYVLKGDLDRRGAQTAVSVGSTHTQRRLHQLMYADRDYDTDEFNSSEGSSSQKPRVTVENCIEKEYTVVNLRCTDRPKLLFDTVCTLTDMQYVVFHATIIAEGTEAFQEFFIRHMDGYPISSEAERQRVIHCLEAAIKRRVSEGLRLELCGEDRLGLLSDVTRIFRENGLSVTRAEVTTIGSKAVNAFYVIDSSGTQVKGETIEAVRNAIGETILNVKEDEMLTNRNSARQQTGGFSLGNLFRNRSEKFLYNLGLIRSCSEVA, encoded by the exons ATGCATTATTGGTCTCCTTCATTAGATGTTGATCATGAATTCGAGAAGCTTGTTAATCGTATGCATCCACCCAG GGTTACGGTTGATCATGTCACTGATAAAAAATCAACTCTTATTAAG GTTGATAGTGCTAATAAACGAGGAAGTTTATTAGAAGTGGTTCAGGTCTTAACTGATTTAAATTTGTCGATTAAACGGGCTTACATTTCTTCTGATGGTGGATGGTTCATGGATG TGTTTCATGTTACTGATCAATTTGGGAATAAACTATCTGAAGATAATGTTGCAGATCGCATCCAGCAG TCACTTGGACCACGCGGGTGTAGCTTTCGGTCTCTGAGAGGTTCAGTAGGGGTTCAATACGCGTCAGAAAACACCACAATCGAGCTGACTGGGCGTGACCGACCCGGCTTACTATCTGAGGTTTTTGCGGTTCTTACGGACCTGAAATGCAACGTGGTTGCATCCGAAATATGGACCCACAATTCAAGAATGGCGTCAATAGTCTACATCACTGATGACAAAACGGGCCTACCAATCAACGACCCTGAGCGACTCGCTAAAATAAAACAGCTTCTACTTTACGTTCTTAAAGGTGATCTAGATAGACGTGGTGCACAAACCGCTGTTTCTGTGGGGTCCACTCATACACAAAGGCGGTTACATCAGTTGATGTATGCAGATCGTGATTATGACACCGATGAGTTTAATAGTTCTGAGGGTTCTAGTAGCCAGAAACCGCGTGTGACTGTAGAGAATTGTATTGAAAAGGAGTACACTGTGGTGAATTTGAGGTGTACTGATCGACCGAAATTGCTTTTTGATACGGTTTGCACGTTAACAGATATGCAATACGTCGTTTTTCATGCTACCATTATTGCTGAAGGCACCGAGGCTTTTCAG GAATTTTTCATTCGACATATGGACGGATACCCAATTAGTTCTGAAGCGGAGAGACAACGAGTAATACATTGTTTGGAGGCAGCTATCAAACGACGAGTATCTGAG GGGTTGAGACTAGAATTATGTGGTGAAGACAGACTGGGGCTATTATCTGATGTCACTAGGATTTTTAGAGAGAATGGGCTCTCGGTGACTCGAGCTGAAGTGACAACAATAGGATCGAAAGCCGTAAATGCTTTTTACGTGATCGATTCATCGGGCACGCAAGTTAAAGGGGAAACGATTGAGGCAGTTAGAAATGCAATTGGTGAGACTATACTTAATGTGAAGGAGGATGAAATGTTAACAAACAGAAACTCGGCCCGACAACAGACGGGCGGGTTTTCGTTGGGTAATCTGTTTAGGAATCGATCGGAGAAGTTTCTATATAATTTGGGTCTGATTAGATCTTGTTCAGAAGTGGCTTGA